A single region of the Rhizobium grahamii genome encodes:
- a CDS encoding chaperone NapD — protein MPDRATRHHISSAVVATMPAFTASVGCALANMASIEVHGVENGKFIIVIEGSSTGELGTALTSISLLEGVIAANMVFEHVEEETQDDDRRVQQA, from the coding sequence ATGCCTGATCGAGCGACCCGCCATCATATTTCCAGCGCTGTCGTTGCGACGATGCCAGCGTTCACTGCCTCTGTCGGCTGTGCGCTTGCAAACATGGCAAGCATTGAGGTTCACGGCGTGGAGAACGGCAAGTTCATCATCGTTATCGAAGGCTCGAGTACGGGAGAGCTCGGAACGGCGCTGACTAGCATCTCTCTCCTGGAGGGGGTTATCGCGGCGAATATGGTTTTCGAGCATGTCGAAGAGGAGACGCAGGACGATGACCGGAGAGTTCAACAGGCGTGA
- the napF gene encoding ferredoxin-type protein NapF has translation MASWSGCSRLFSALLGRPRAIEDGMSQRPSLSRRQLLSGHVRSDAIRPPGTSTMLLSSACTGCGLCVERCPTGIIVIDGGLPRLEFRNGECTFCSECAQVCPEPVFTLSSARTIPYVATIGGECLAVRDVACQSCRDGCPEDAIRFRPRIGGPFLPSINADRCSGCGACVASCPVDAVEMESHSPEGLHA, from the coding sequence ATGGCTTCCTGGTCTGGATGTTCCAGATTGTTTTCGGCCCTCCTGGGCCGCCCTCGAGCCATTGAGGACGGCATGTCGCAGCGACCGTCCCTATCTCGACGACAGCTCCTATCTGGTCACGTGCGATCTGACGCAATTCGCCCGCCGGGAACGTCAACAATGCTTCTCTCAAGCGCGTGCACGGGCTGCGGATTGTGCGTAGAGCGATGTCCCACCGGGATAATCGTTATTGATGGAGGGCTTCCGAGGCTCGAATTTCGCAATGGCGAGTGCACGTTCTGCAGCGAGTGTGCGCAGGTCTGTCCCGAACCGGTATTCACCCTGTCCTCTGCGCGCACTATTCCTTATGTCGCGACCATTGGAGGCGAGTGTCTGGCTGTGCGCGACGTCGCCTGTCAATCGTGCCGTGACGGTTGTCCGGAGGACGCCATACGTTTTCGCCCGCGAATCGGCGGGCCATTCCTACCTTCCATAAATGCCGATCGCTGCTCTGGATGCGGAGCGTGCGTTGCGTCATGCCCCGTTGACGCGGTTGAGATGGAGAGTCATTCGCCGGAGGGTTTGCATGCCTGA
- the napE gene encoding periplasmic nitrate reductase, NapE protein, with protein MTELAGKAPEKHERQASRRFETLVFIILAFAIWPVVAVGVVGGYGFLVWMFQIVFGPPGPPSSH; from the coding sequence ATGACAGAGCTTGCGGGGAAGGCTCCAGAGAAACACGAACGGCAGGCTAGCCGTCGGTTCGAAACGCTCGTCTTTATTATCCTGGCATTCGCGATATGGCCCGTGGTAGCTGTCGGCGTGGTCGGCGGCTATGGCTTCCTGGTCTGGATGTTCCAGATTGTTTTCGGCCCTCCTGGGCCGCCCTCGAGCCATTGA
- the petA gene encoding ubiquinol-cytochrome c reductase iron-sulfur subunit gives MTGSEEDETGGPTRRDFLYLTTGIAGAVGAAAVAWPFVDQMRPDASTLALASIEVDVSSLEPGMSLTAKWRGKPVFIRNRTPEEVKAAADTPLSDLKDPVARNANLPAEAQATGTDRSAGEGKENWIVMIGSCTHLGCVPLGQAGEYNGWFCPCHGSVYDTAGRIRKGPAPENLPIPPHEFVSDGVVKIG, from the coding sequence ATGACTGGCAGCGAAGAAGACGAGACAGGTGGGCCGACCCGCCGTGATTTTCTCTACCTGACAACGGGCATAGCGGGGGCCGTAGGAGCGGCGGCCGTCGCTTGGCCGTTCGTCGACCAGATGCGTCCGGACGCGTCCACGCTGGCGCTGGCGTCCATCGAGGTAGACGTCTCCAGTCTCGAGCCTGGCATGTCGCTGACAGCCAAGTGGCGAGGCAAGCCTGTATTCATCCGCAATCGCACGCCTGAAGAGGTGAAGGCGGCTGCGGACACGCCGCTGTCAGATCTAAAGGATCCGGTGGCGCGCAACGCGAACCTTCCCGCTGAAGCCCAAGCCACGGGGACCGATAGGTCTGCAGGCGAAGGTAAGGAGAACTGGATCGTCATGATCGGCTCATGCACCCATCTTGGCTGCGTGCCGCTTGGTCAGGCCGGCGAATACAATGGTTGGTTCTGCCCCTGCCATGGATCGGTCTACGACACAGCCGGCCGCATCCGAAAAGGCCCGGCTCCTGAGAATCTTCCGATCCCGCCGCATGAATTCGTCAGCGATGGCGTGGTCAAGATCGGATGA
- a CDS encoding cytochrome b, translating into MSGESEYRPSTGLEKWIDARLPLPRMVYDSFVAYPVPRNLNYAYTFGAMLSVMLIVQILTGVVLAMHYAAETTVAFNSVEKIMRDVNHGWLLRYMHANGASFFFVAVYLHIARGLYYGSYKAPREILWILGVLIYLLMMATGFMGYVLPWGQMSFWGATVITGFFSAFPLIGEWLQQFLLGGFAVENPTLNRFFSLHYLLPFVIAGVVVLHIWALHVTGQTNPTGVEVKTKTDTVRFTPYATLKDALGVSIFLLVYAYFVFYLPNFLGHADNYIPADPLKTPAHIVPEWYFLPFYAMLRSITFNVGPIDSKLAGVLVMFGAIIVLFFLPWLDTSNVRSAVYRPWYRLFYWLFVINAIILGWLGSQPAEGLYTTISQICTLLYFAFFLVVMPVLGLVETPRRVPNSITEAVLEKQGKSAAKATTVNPFDRN; encoded by the coding sequence ATGAGTGGTGAATCAGAATATCGCCCGTCGACGGGCTTAGAAAAATGGATCGATGCGCGCCTGCCGCTGCCGCGTATGGTCTACGACAGCTTCGTTGCATACCCGGTTCCGCGTAACCTGAACTATGCCTATACCTTCGGCGCCATGCTGTCGGTGATGCTGATCGTGCAGATCCTGACGGGCGTCGTGCTCGCCATGCACTATGCCGCCGAAACGACGGTTGCGTTCAACTCGGTCGAAAAGATCATGCGTGACGTCAACCACGGTTGGCTGCTGCGCTACATGCATGCCAACGGCGCGTCCTTCTTCTTCGTCGCGGTCTACCTGCACATCGCCCGCGGCCTGTACTACGGTTCCTACAAGGCACCGCGCGAAATCCTCTGGATCCTCGGCGTTCTCATCTATCTCCTGATGATGGCGACCGGCTTCATGGGCTACGTTCTGCCCTGGGGTCAGATGTCCTTCTGGGGCGCGACTGTCATCACCGGCTTCTTCTCGGCATTCCCGCTGATCGGTGAATGGCTTCAGCAGTTCCTGCTCGGTGGCTTCGCGGTCGAAAACCCGACGCTGAACCGCTTCTTCTCGCTGCATTACCTGCTGCCGTTCGTCATTGCCGGCGTCGTCGTCCTGCACATCTGGGCGCTGCATGTCACCGGCCAGACGAACCCGACGGGCGTCGAAGTCAAGACGAAGACGGACACTGTCCGTTTCACGCCTTATGCGACCCTCAAGGATGCGCTCGGCGTTTCGATCTTCCTGCTCGTCTACGCCTACTTCGTCTTCTACCTGCCGAACTTCCTCGGTCACGCCGACAACTACATTCCGGCAGACCCGTTGAAGACGCCGGCTCACATCGTTCCGGAATGGTACTTCCTGCCGTTCTACGCGATGCTGCGCTCGATCACCTTCAACGTCGGCCCGATCGACTCGAAGCTTGCAGGCGTTCTCGTCATGTTCGGCGCGATCATCGTGCTGTTCTTCCTGCCGTGGCTCGACACCTCGAACGTTCGTTCGGCGGTCTATCGTCCGTGGTACAGGCTGTTCTACTGGCTGTTCGTGATCAACGCGATCATCCTCGGCTGGCTCGGCTCTCAGCCGGCGGAAGGCCTCTACACCACGATCTCGCAGATCTGCACGCTGCTTTACTTCGCCTTCTTTCTGGTCGTCATGCCGGTGCTTGGTCTCGTCGAGACACCGCGCCGTGTGCCGAACTCGATCACGGAAGCCGTGCTCGAAAAGCAGGGTAAGTCTGCGGCCAAGGCGACTACCGTCAATCCGTTCGATAGGAACTGA
- a CDS encoding cytochrome c1, producing the protein MIKLISAIGASAMVALLAHSACAEEAPPQPPALHTEGTTPHYPLRHPKEQEWSFAGFTGHYDKQQLQRGLKVYTEVCSACHSMRMVAYRSLADLGYSDEQVKAFAAAHEVQDGPDANGDMYTRKAVPSDYFPSPFANAEAAAASNNGAAPPDFSLIAKARGITRGFPQFIIDMLPGIGGYQEGGPDYIYSLLTGYDETPPAGLEIAEGTNYNPYFAHSAALAMPKPISDDQVTYEDGSPQTVDQYARDVSAFLMWAAEPHLEERKRTGFMVMVFLIVFSGLVYLTKRSVYSGKN; encoded by the coding sequence ATGATCAAATTGATATCAGCGATTGGCGCATCGGCCATGGTAGCGCTCCTCGCACATTCCGCTTGCGCCGAGGAGGCGCCTCCGCAGCCGCCCGCGCTGCACACGGAAGGGACGACCCCACACTATCCTCTGAGACATCCGAAGGAACAGGAGTGGTCGTTTGCGGGCTTTACCGGCCACTACGACAAGCAACAGCTTCAACGTGGGCTCAAGGTCTACACAGAGGTCTGTTCTGCGTGCCACTCGATGAGAATGGTAGCCTATCGTTCGTTGGCCGACCTAGGTTACAGCGACGAGCAGGTGAAGGCTTTCGCGGCGGCCCACGAGGTGCAGGACGGCCCGGACGCCAATGGTGATATGTACACCCGCAAAGCCGTGCCTTCCGATTACTTCCCGTCGCCGTTTGCGAACGCCGAAGCGGCCGCAGCCTCCAACAACGGTGCAGCTCCCCCTGACTTCTCGCTGATCGCGAAGGCGAGGGGCATTACTCGCGGCTTCCCACAGTTCATTATCGATATGCTGCCAGGCATCGGCGGGTATCAGGAAGGCGGCCCCGACTACATCTACTCGCTATTGACTGGTTACGACGAGACGCCCCCGGCTGGACTCGAAATCGCGGAGGGAACGAACTACAACCCGTATTTCGCCCATTCCGCCGCGCTCGCCATGCCCAAACCAATCTCCGACGACCAGGTCACCTATGAGGACGGATCACCCCAGACCGTCGACCAGTATGCTCGCGACGTATCGGCTTTCCTCATGTGGGCTGCCGAGCCCCATCTCGAGGAACGCAAACGGACAGGGTTCATGGTGATGGTGTTCCTGATAGTCTTCTCCGGCCTGGTCTATCTGACGAAGCGCTCGGTTTACTCGGGTAAGAACTGA
- a CDS encoding copper resistance CopC/CopD family protein, whose product MQAAVLLVLLLSAVVPAPAHAHAVLISSSPANNQVVNDAPAEIQLHFNEPVKVVRASARLTNDKSIDLVSSGGGADITLRLPSVGRGTVIASYRVVSEDGHPVGGTVVFHVGAVSQALADSSETPSVALDTAIWLIHVASIILLAHVVGGRLFCALFNPSDAGVQRPLFTAFAGFALLGSGLYLQGLDEIGSDLTFAGATPLSMAIRSNVAVAGGLFLVALILAALPPFRTRSFTLATAAIAIAVASAGFTFTGHSAVVTPAWLAKTCIFFHGGILLFWIGSLPPLWRLSRRPSRQMSLRSFSAAIPIPFVAMLLAGLTLAFLELPSLGSMLDSMYGRVLLVKIGLVALLCALAAYNRFWLTGAAIQGDISACGRLRISITAEIVLAVVIVGVASLWRFAGPDQLQYALLQPLSIHIHTEKAMAQFELEPKSHDTASVHVTILASDFGPMHPRAVTLRLWNPTAGVEAIRYELLNSGDGEWRAENVPYRSPNGWRVDVQVLIDDFTTAHLEAGLDDAVDIDGSASDTNRSQ is encoded by the coding sequence ATGCAAGCAGCAGTCCTGTTGGTTCTGCTGCTCTCAGCCGTTGTTCCGGCTCCCGCACACGCTCACGCGGTGCTCATCTCGTCCTCTCCCGCCAACAATCAGGTTGTGAACGACGCGCCGGCGGAGATTCAACTTCATTTCAACGAGCCCGTGAAAGTCGTTAGGGCGAGCGCCCGGCTCACCAACGACAAAAGCATTGATCTTGTCTCTTCGGGCGGGGGTGCGGACATAACGCTCCGACTTCCGTCGGTTGGCCGCGGCACCGTGATCGCCAGCTACCGTGTCGTTTCGGAGGACGGTCACCCAGTCGGGGGCACGGTTGTGTTCCACGTCGGAGCGGTTTCTCAAGCTCTCGCTGACTCGTCTGAAACACCTTCAGTCGCCCTAGATACCGCCATTTGGCTCATTCATGTCGCCTCGATCATCCTTTTAGCGCATGTCGTGGGCGGAAGGTTGTTCTGCGCGCTGTTCAATCCTTCGGACGCTGGTGTCCAGAGACCACTTTTTACTGCGTTCGCAGGATTCGCTCTTCTTGGGTCGGGGCTCTATCTCCAAGGACTCGACGAAATTGGCTCAGACCTCACGTTCGCCGGCGCAACGCCGCTATCGATGGCCATTCGAAGCAATGTTGCGGTAGCCGGGGGCTTATTCCTAGTTGCGCTCATTCTCGCCGCGCTACCGCCATTCCGAACCCGGTCGTTCACTTTGGCGACCGCGGCGATCGCAATCGCTGTTGCTTCCGCAGGGTTCACTTTCACCGGACACAGCGCAGTAGTCACCCCCGCATGGTTGGCGAAGACCTGCATCTTTTTCCACGGAGGGATTCTTCTATTCTGGATAGGCAGTCTTCCGCCGCTCTGGCGTCTAAGCCGTCGCCCCTCTCGCCAGATGTCCTTAAGGTCCTTTTCCGCCGCAATACCGATTCCCTTCGTCGCGATGCTGCTCGCCGGCCTCACCCTTGCCTTTCTTGAGCTTCCTAGTCTTGGTTCGATGCTAGATTCGATGTACGGCCGCGTGCTCCTCGTCAAAATTGGCTTGGTTGCGTTGCTGTGCGCGCTCGCAGCCTACAACCGATTTTGGCTCACCGGCGCGGCCATCCAGGGAGACATCTCGGCCTGCGGGCGACTTCGGATTAGCATAACGGCCGAGATCGTGCTTGCTGTCGTCATTGTGGGCGTCGCGTCTCTGTGGCGCTTCGCCGGACCCGACCAGCTCCAATACGCTCTCCTCCAGCCGCTATCGATCCATATTCATACAGAAAAGGCCATGGCTCAATTCGAACTGGAGCCGAAATCTCATGATACCGCGAGCGTGCATGTCACGATACTTGCATCCGACTTCGGTCCGATGCATCCGAGGGCCGTTACATTACGTCTTTGGAACCCCACTGCAGGGGTCGAAGCGATAAGATATGAGCTACTCAATTCCGGGGATGGCGAATGGAGGGCTGAGAATGTCCCCTATCGAAGTCCCAACGGGTGGAGGGTAGACGTCCAAGTGCTTATCGACGATTTTACCACCGCGCATCTCGAAGCGGGTCTGGACGACGCGGTGGATATTGATGGATCGGCCTCAGACACCAACCGTTCCCAATGA
- a CDS encoding YcnI family copper-binding membrane protein, producing the protein MFKHATIAVVAALFTVGTAYAHATLEQTQANPGKAYKAVVRIGHGCEGKPTIKVRIKIPEGLLSAKPMPKPGWNIEKIKGSYAKTYELWGEAVKDGTTEIVFSGNSLPDDEYDEFVFRGTVAKELPVGTRVYVPIVQECTDGAAERWIEIPAAGKTSDDYETPAPFFDIVEQPRS; encoded by the coding sequence ATGTTTAAGCATGCAACGATCGCCGTAGTCGCCGCACTCTTTACTGTTGGGACTGCATACGCGCACGCAACTCTCGAGCAGACACAGGCAAATCCTGGAAAAGCCTACAAGGCGGTCGTGCGTATCGGGCACGGCTGCGAAGGCAAGCCGACAATCAAGGTTCGCATCAAGATTCCCGAGGGCCTGCTCTCTGCCAAGCCAATGCCTAAGCCCGGCTGGAACATCGAAAAGATCAAGGGGTCCTACGCCAAGACGTACGAACTCTGGGGCGAGGCCGTTAAGGACGGAACGACGGAGATTGTTTTCTCGGGCAACAGCCTGCCTGACGACGAATATGATGAATTCGTATTCCGAGGTACGGTGGCCAAGGAACTTCCCGTTGGTACCCGCGTCTACGTCCCCATCGTTCAGGAATGCACCGATGGCGCCGCCGAACGCTGGATTGAGATCCCTGCTGCGGGAAAAACGTCTGACGACTATGAAACTCCCGCGCCGTTCTTCGACATCGTCGAGCAGCCCCGATCATAA
- a CDS encoding pseudoazurin, protein MRFNIGLITATAVLIASAAPLMAADHEVHMLNKGADGVMVFEPGFVKVAPGDTVTFIPTDKSHNVETYKGLIPEGATDFKSKPSEQYQAKFDVPGAYVVKCTPHAGMGMVALIQVGDAPANLEAIKTAKVPNPVRKRLDADLAQVTQ, encoded by the coding sequence ATGCGTTTCAATATCGGTCTGATCACTGCAACGGCGGTTCTGATCGCATCGGCTGCGCCGCTGATGGCGGCCGACCATGAAGTTCACATGCTCAACAAGGGCGCAGATGGCGTGATGGTTTTCGAACCCGGCTTCGTCAAGGTTGCCCCTGGCGACACCGTCACCTTCATCCCTACCGACAAGAGCCATAACGTGGAGACCTACAAGGGTCTGATCCCGGAAGGAGCGACTGATTTCAAATCCAAGCCAAGCGAACAGTATCAGGCCAAGTTCGATGTCCCCGGCGCCTACGTCGTCAAATGCACACCGCATGCTGGCATGGGTATGGTCGCACTGATCCAAGTGGGCGACGCACCGGCCAATCTTGAGGCAATCAAGACCGCGAAGGTGCCGAACCCTGTGCGCAAGCGCCTCGACGCCGATCTCGCACAAGTCACCCAGTAA
- a CDS encoding DNA cytosine methyltransferase gives MEINTKAKALSAAKDRISKLQEQMTDKALKMASEVERLLETTTTREAKAFLKVHCGLSSNDLGTYVKFSRTLKGAENILRRGRVPFAVMQKLAMTDEVTRAEALTTMAGGAHLDTADISAIRRRNKAERLSKAEVFEKRRAATLKAELNRRAVESAVMLDRETNAFLESVGEFEKRFRYFIRSFSEASVEEPDTRTEYDREFDRIQAEARILFSRFASMFGAEQDKDEDLSITRARTGFDRFLSGRFAHRGGWALEVNDPDPTDLTVMWSLLGLTSRPRGSHSFRRPTPAKPTDLTAPTRRLRSLELCAGLGGMSLGLEAAGFDPEALIEFDADAAASLRANRPQWNVIEKDMKEVDYSVYRGRIALVAGGPPCPPYSRAGKGAGKYDERDLFPAVTEVVDIVRPKAFMFENVEGFNDAKHADHRAEIFARFADAGYAVRTVSLNAKDYGIAQERPRVFIVGMHPDAMTRFRAPPAFSEWRATLGHALEDLMSAGGWSGAADWANRRKTQIIVRNNKEELGGLGSTLLGEKRIGRQKEIARWGLREVLVGETWDAPPTDEMASAAGGGFIPGLTMPMKMRLTGLPDDHLVVGDKSSQSQQIANAVVPRVAQAMGMAIYSALLGVDFNWEAALRTPRLAYESNTPDRVKIDAPSLANLAFATVKKTESTAV, from the coding sequence ATGGAAATAAACACGAAAGCCAAGGCCCTTTCCGCAGCCAAAGATCGAATTAGCAAGCTGCAGGAACAGATGACCGACAAGGCTCTCAAGATGGCGTCCGAAGTCGAGAGGCTCCTCGAAACGACGACGACGAGAGAAGCCAAAGCGTTTCTTAAGGTACACTGCGGTCTGTCATCCAACGACCTCGGCACCTACGTTAAATTCTCCAGAACGCTCAAGGGTGCCGAAAATATCCTGAGAAGAGGGCGGGTTCCCTTCGCGGTGATGCAGAAACTCGCGATGACCGACGAAGTTACACGCGCAGAGGCACTGACAACGATGGCTGGCGGTGCACATCTGGATACAGCCGACATCAGCGCGATCCGACGCCGGAACAAAGCTGAGAGATTGTCCAAGGCGGAGGTTTTCGAAAAGCGTCGCGCCGCGACACTGAAGGCCGAACTCAATCGCCGCGCGGTTGAATCGGCCGTCATGCTTGATAGGGAAACAAACGCGTTTCTGGAATCCGTTGGCGAGTTCGAGAAACGCTTTCGATACTTCATCCGCAGCTTCTCCGAGGCTAGCGTTGAAGAGCCGGATACTCGTACAGAGTACGATCGAGAGTTTGACCGCATACAGGCGGAAGCTAGAATCTTGTTCAGTCGTTTTGCTTCTATGTTTGGCGCGGAACAGGATAAAGATGAAGATCTCTCGATTACCCGCGCAAGAACAGGATTCGATCGGTTTCTTAGTGGACGCTTCGCACACCGAGGCGGTTGGGCGCTTGAAGTAAACGATCCCGATCCAACGGATCTGACTGTCATGTGGTCACTGCTCGGGTTGACGAGCAGGCCGCGAGGCTCACATTCTTTCCGTAGACCGACACCTGCAAAGCCAACCGATCTGACTGCACCAACTCGTCGGCTCCGGTCCCTGGAGCTCTGTGCGGGCCTTGGGGGCATGTCACTGGGGCTTGAGGCCGCCGGGTTCGATCCTGAGGCGTTGATCGAATTCGATGCCGACGCGGCAGCAAGCCTTCGGGCGAATAGACCTCAGTGGAACGTCATCGAAAAAGACATGAAAGAGGTAGATTACTCTGTCTATCGTGGCCGTATCGCTCTCGTAGCCGGCGGTCCGCCTTGTCCGCCATATTCGAGAGCGGGAAAGGGCGCGGGCAAGTATGACGAACGAGATCTTTTCCCGGCAGTGACCGAGGTAGTTGATATCGTTAGGCCAAAGGCATTTATGTTCGAGAACGTTGAAGGGTTCAACGACGCCAAGCACGCCGATCACCGGGCCGAAATTTTCGCGCGCTTTGCGGACGCTGGCTACGCCGTGCGAACCGTCTCACTAAATGCTAAAGACTACGGTATTGCTCAAGAGCGTCCCAGGGTCTTCATCGTCGGGATGCACCCAGACGCCATGACACGGTTTCGAGCGCCACCGGCCTTCAGCGAATGGCGAGCGACCCTCGGGCATGCCCTTGAAGACCTGATGAGCGCCGGCGGGTGGTCCGGTGCGGCTGATTGGGCAAATCGGCGCAAGACGCAGATCATTGTCCGAAACAACAAGGAAGAGCTAGGCGGTCTCGGTTCCACACTTCTCGGCGAGAAGCGAATTGGTCGACAAAAGGAGATCGCCCGCTGGGGGCTGCGAGAGGTCTTGGTCGGGGAGACTTGGGATGCGCCTCCCACAGACGAAATGGCGTCCGCCGCAGGCGGAGGCTTTATTCCAGGTCTGACGATGCCCATGAAAATGCGGTTGACCGGATTGCCGGACGATCACTTGGTTGTCGGCGACAAGTCATCGCAGTCTCAGCAAATTGCGAATGCTGTGGTCCCGCGGGTAGCACAGGCCATGGGCATGGCAATCTACTCCGCCCTACTGGGAGTCGACTTCAATTGGGAGGCCGCATTGAGGACCCCCCGCTTGGCTTATGAGTCGAATACACCGGACAGGGTGAAGATCGACGCGCCTTCTCTCGCCAACCTGGCGTTCGCTACTGTGAAGAAGACCGAATCGACGGCTGTGTAG
- a CDS encoding hybrid sensor histidine kinase/response regulator translates to MPHRLISPRTASSQELDALVHVLDGADIIVHRFEGAITHWSIGCENMYGWTREEAVGETVFDLLATRYPTPRENILTQLRSRGFWQGDVIHRHKNGYDLDVASRCVLVNLSDGDMAVIQTNSDISALKKAERAIKSREAHLTSILETVPDAMVVIDQKGVVISFSKAAEKLFGMDAGQICGKNVSNLMPNPYRDAHDGYIDHYLDTGEKRIIGYGRVVTGQRADGSHFPMELHVGEATANGERIFTGFVRDLTSRLKIEEDLRQAQKMEAVGQLTGGLAHDFNNLLTVISGNLEMIDGKLPQGSLRDMIREAQDAAADGAKLTGQLLAFGRRQPLSPKQVDLGALVTSFSDLLRRTLGEDIKLSTVLTGAHFEALVDSSQLQNAILNIALNARDAMPKGGSLTTEVSRVRLDADYAKMYPEVRSGHFVLISMTDTGCGMTDEVKKRAIEPFFTTKDVGAGTGLGLSMVYGFVKQSGGHLQIYSELGHGTTIRIYLPALAEPKPAQTASPETAEVPLPRGTELVLVVEDDPRVKKVAVARLQQMGYRVLEADSGRRALEILAEHPGVALLFSDIVMPGGMTGDEMATEAIKQRPDLRVLFTSGYSEPALASKDVIPGAEWLRKPYTARELAGKIRELLDRP, encoded by the coding sequence ATGCCCCACCGCCTCATATCGCCGCGCACGGCGTCTTCGCAGGAGCTTGACGCGCTCGTGCATGTTCTTGACGGGGCTGACATCATCGTACACCGCTTCGAGGGCGCGATCACCCACTGGTCGATCGGCTGCGAGAACATGTACGGGTGGACGCGCGAGGAGGCGGTTGGCGAAACGGTCTTCGACCTCCTTGCGACGCGCTATCCGACACCCCGAGAAAACATTTTGACGCAGTTGAGGTCGCGCGGCTTCTGGCAGGGCGACGTCATACATCGTCATAAGAACGGATATGACCTGGACGTGGCTTCTCGGTGCGTCCTCGTAAATCTTTCAGACGGCGACATGGCCGTCATTCAGACCAACAGCGACATTAGCGCGTTGAAAAAGGCGGAACGAGCCATCAAATCGCGAGAGGCTCACCTAACTTCAATCCTTGAGACCGTTCCGGACGCGATGGTCGTCATCGACCAGAAGGGGGTCGTGATTTCGTTTAGCAAGGCTGCCGAAAAGTTGTTCGGGATGGACGCGGGCCAGATCTGCGGAAAGAACGTCAGCAATCTAATGCCAAATCCCTATCGCGATGCCCACGATGGATACATCGACCACTATCTCGACACCGGCGAAAAGAGAATCATCGGTTACGGCCGCGTCGTCACCGGCCAGCGCGCGGATGGGTCTCATTTTCCGATGGAACTTCACGTTGGCGAAGCAACGGCGAATGGCGAGCGTATCTTTACGGGATTTGTCCGGGATCTGACGAGCCGCCTCAAGATTGAAGAAGACCTGCGCCAAGCGCAGAAGATGGAGGCCGTGGGCCAATTGACAGGCGGACTGGCGCACGACTTCAACAATCTCTTGACGGTCATCAGCGGCAATCTGGAGATGATCGACGGCAAGCTGCCTCAGGGTTCCCTTCGGGATATGATCCGTGAAGCGCAGGATGCGGCAGCCGATGGCGCGAAGTTGACGGGGCAATTGCTCGCTTTCGGGCGACGACAGCCTCTCAGCCCCAAGCAGGTCGACCTTGGCGCCCTCGTGACCAGTTTCTCGGACCTACTTCGACGCACCCTGGGCGAGGATATCAAGCTTTCCACTGTCCTCACAGGCGCCCACTTCGAAGCGCTCGTCGACAGTTCACAGCTTCAAAACGCCATTCTGAACATCGCGCTCAATGCCCGTGACGCCATGCCAAAGGGCGGCAGCCTGACGACCGAGGTTTCGCGCGTGCGCTTGGACGCCGACTACGCCAAGATGTACCCGGAAGTTCGTAGTGGACACTTCGTACTAATATCGATGACGGACACGGGTTGTGGGATGACCGATGAGGTCAAGAAGCGCGCGATCGAGCCTTTCTTCACCACGAAAGATGTTGGGGCCGGCACCGGTCTTGGTCTCAGCATGGTGTATGGTTTCGTCAAGCAGTCCGGTGGCCATCTTCAAATCTACAGCGAATTAGGTCATGGCACGACCATCCGCATCTACTTGCCCGCTCTTGCCGAACCCAAACCCGCGCAGACGGCTTCGCCGGAAACCGCCGAGGTTCCACTTCCCCGTGGCACTGAGCTCGTGCTCGTGGTTGAAGACGACCCCCGAGTGAAAAAGGTGGCGGTCGCACGGCTGCAGCAAATGGGTTACCGCGTGCTGGAGGCGGACAGCGGGCGCAGAGCCCTGGAAATACTCGCGGAACATCCTGGGGTCGCCCTTCTATTCTCCGACATTGTCATGCCCGGCGGAATGACAGGGGACGAAATGGCGACAGAAGCGATTAAACAGCGTCCTGATCTGAGGGTCCTTTTCACATCCGGCTATTCGGAACCTGCTCTGGCATCCAAGGACGTGATCCCCGGCGCCGAGTGGCTTCGCAAGCCCTACACCGCAAGAGAATTGGCAGGAAAGATTCGCGAGCTGCTCGACCGGCCCTGA